In the genome of Ptychodera flava strain L36383 chromosome 13, AS_Pfla_20210202, whole genome shotgun sequence, one region contains:
- the LOC139147004 gene encoding guanine nucleotide exchange factor MSS4-like has translation MAEKDVTAEGGGNDGQLKGIKSEDGKNLKTVVCQRCQSKVLKPESAVFAQTELYLPHMKKKGDPSDQSAGETLTDFWLVDDMFTFENVGFTNTVENIKYLICADCEEPQASVRQNIPKECEKSDPRPLFGV, from the exons ATGGCAGAGAAAGATGTCACTGCCGAGGGTGGCGGCAACGATGGCCAGCTCAAAGGAATTAAATCAGAAGATGGGAAGAACTTGAAAACTGTAGTCTGTCAGCGTTGCCaatcaaaagttttaaaaccGGAATCGGCAGTCTTTGCACAGACAGAG CTTTACCTCCCTCATATGAAGAAGAAAGGAGACCCATCTGACCAGTCAGCAGGCGAGACACTGACAGATTTCTGGCTCGTTGACGACATGTTTACCTTTGAGAATGTAGGATTTACCAACACTGTGGAAAACATTAAGTACTTGATTTGTGCAGACTGTGAG gagccgcaggcgagtgtgagacaaaatatccccaaagagtgtgagaaatctgatcctaGGCCCTTgtttggtgtgtga
- the LOC139147469 gene encoding uncharacterized protein, whose protein sequence is MATVSKTKCQYWDKCYRKDPTHLKTYLHPDEKTTKTATTDGTDDKTDTKASDDSKTAAPVAKTTNKRKSEESSGDETAMKKAKAPSWDLSDSEPEDDDIADETTAPASTSTTKGDEAIGAGDGSAATTSTATADVSPSATTTTKKPKCNYWDKCYRKNSTHLKAYLHPDDVKPKNKMDDGESVDIEKYRIKRTGDSYYCTCIGWKTQSNPVDKRTCKHLKAHLGEEFENVRLGEYAARRSRRLSVSRDEPQPKKKSKAMIQLLLAHKWTESVDPTGWWMSEKLDGVRAWWDGYKFRSRLGNTFYAPAWFTKDFPTDMELDGELFGGRGMFQSTVSIVKSSETDERWKKITFHVFDAPNVKQGFEQRMQALEDYFTAHKVPTVKIVDQTKCKGADHLTAELKRINGVGGEGVMIREPKSKYENCRSKTLLKIKTFHDAEARVVGYEEGKGRNQGRVGALRCQMANGKLFSVGSGLKDAERRKPPKKGTIIVYKFQEYSNSGTPRFPTYVGVAADKTEPKDCILESNKSLADKADA, encoded by the exons atggCCACCGTCAGCAAAACCAAATGTCAGTACTGGGACAAATGTTACAGGAAAGACCCGACACACTTAAAAACGTATCTACACCCAGATGAAAAGACCACTAAAACTGCGACCACTGACGGCACAGACGACAAAACCG ATACGAAAGCAAGCGACGACAGTAAGACCGCCGCACCTGTTGCCAAGACAACGAATAAACGAAAGTCAGAAGAAAGCAGTGGTGACGAAACGGCCATGAAAAAGGCCAAGGCACCGAGTTGGGACCTCAGTGACAGTGAGCCTGAGGACGATGACATCGCCGATGAAACGACGGCGCCGGCATCGACGAGTACAACTAAAGGAGACGAAGCGATAGGTGCGGGTGACGGTTCTGCAGCAACGACTTCAACGGCAACGGCGGACGTGTCGCCTTCtgcaacaacgacaacaaagaAACCGAAGTGCAACTATTGGGACAAGTGCTACAGAAAGAATTCAACTCATTTGAAGGCATACCTACATCCAG ATGACGTCAAACCCAAGAACAAAATGGACGATGGCGAATCGGTCgatattgaaaaatatagaaTAAAGCGAACTGGGGATTCATACTATTGCAC GTGTATAGGATGGAAAACCCAATCGAATCCAGTGGATAAGAGGACATGCAAGCATCTGAAGGCTCATCTTGGGGAAGAGTTTGAAAATGTCAGACTTGGGGAATATGCTGCCAGACGATCAAGAAGACTGTCAGTTTCTAGGGATGAACCCCAGCCAAAGAAAAAGAGTAAAGCGATGATACAATTGCTATTGGCACATAAATGGACAGAAAG TGTTGACCCCACAGGTTGGTGGATGAGCGAAAAACTGGACGGTGTCAGAGCTTGGTGGGATGGTTACAAATTCAGGTCTAGATTGGGAAACACATTCTACGCGCCTGCATGGTTTACAAAG GACTTCCCTACCGACATGGAGCTGGACGGTGAGTTATTTGGCGGGAGAGGAATGTTTCAGTCCACTGTCAGCATAGTCAAGTCGTCCGAAACTGACGAGCGATGGAAGAAGATTACTTTTCACGTCTTTGATGCTCCGAATGTAAAACAAGGATTCGAACAGAGAATGCAGGCCCTTGAGGATTACTTCACTGCTCACAA GGTGCCGACAGTGAAGATCGTCGATCAGACGAAGTGCAAGGGTGCCGACCACCTGACAGCGGAGCTGAAGAGAATAAACGGTGTCGGCGGTGAGGGCGTCATGATCAGAGAACCGAAATCCAAGTACGAGAACTGCAGATCGAAAACGCTGTTGAAGATCAAGACTTTCCACGATGCTGAG GCAAGAGTTGTCGGCTATGAAGAAGGCAAGGGTCGTAACCAAGGACGAGTTGGCGCTCTCAGGTGCCAAATGGCCAATGGCAAGCTGTTTTCAGTCGGCTCAGG ATTGAAGGATGCTGAGAGAAGAAAACCACCTAAGAAAGGTACCATCATCGTCTACAAATTCCAGGAATACAGCAACAGCGGAACGCCGAGGTTTCCTACCTACGTTGGAGTCGCTGCCGATAAAACAGAACCCAAAGACTGCATACTGGAATCCAATAAATCGCTGGCCGACAAAGCTGATGCTTAA